The sequence CGATGTTGCCGCGGTGGTCGAGGAGGGGCCGAACCGCGAGCGCGCCTATTTCGTCGGCGACGACCCCGCCGTGTCGATCCGCGTTGACCGCTCCTCGGACGGTGATGCGATCGAGATGCAGGCCATCGTCGAACGCGTGATCGCCGAGATGGAGCCCGCCCTTCCCGAGGGCGTACGCATCGAGATGATGAACACCCGCTCCGACGCGATCAGCGGGCGCCTCGACATCCTGCTCGACAACGGCATCGTCGGCCTCGCCTTCGTGGTCGGGTTGCTCTTCTTGTTCCTTTCCGCCCGCACCGCATTCTGGGTCGCGGCTGGGATCCCGGTGGCGATGCTGGCGGCCATTGCGCTGATGTACGCCTTCGGCATCACGCTCAACATGATCTCGCTCTTCGCGCTCATCATCTGCCTCGGCATCGTGGTGGACGACGCGATCGTGGTGGGCGAGCACGCCGATTTCCGGCGCCGCGTCCTGCGCGAAAGCCCCACGGACGCAGCAACCAACGCCGCCCGGCGCATGAGCCTGCCGGTTCTCTCATCGACCATCACCACGATCATCGCCTTCTCCGCCCTCGTGGTGATCGGCGGGCGGTTCGGGGAGCTGATCGCCGACATCCCCTTCACCGTCTCTGTCGTGCTGGCGGCGAGCCTTATCGAATGCTTCCTGATCCTGCCCGCCCACATGCGCCACGCGCTGGAGGCGCAGGGCGACAAGGTCGCGTGGTACGACCTGCCGTCCCACTGGTTCAACAAGGGCTTCCGCATCGTCCGTGACCGCGTCTTCATCCCCTTCGTGAAACTGGTGCACCTGCTGCGCTATCCGGTGCTGGGCGGCACGATCGCGTTGCTTCTCTTCATGGTCTCGATGTTCTTCAGCGGTGACGTCGTCTGGCGCTTCTTCAACGCGCCCGAGCGGTCGGAGCTCACGGGCAACGTCACCATGGTCTCCGGCACCACGCGGGAGGAGACGATGGAGATGGTGCGCGAGCTCCAGCGCGCGGTGGACGCCGTCGGCCTGCGCTATGAGGAGGAGTACGGCACCAACCCCATCGTCTTCGCGCTCGCGCAGATCGGCGGGAGTGCTGGGCGCGGCATCTCCGGCTCCGACCGCAAGACGCCCGACCAGCTTGGCGCCATCGCCATCGAGATCATCGACGCGGACCTGCGGCCCTATTCCTCACGCGAGCTGCAGCAGTCGATCGAGGAGGAGATCCGCCGCCTGCCCAAGCTCGAAACCCTGAGCTTCCGCCGCTGGGGTTCCGGGCCCGGGGGCGACTCGCTCGCCGTGCAGTTCTTCAACGCCGATGCGCAGACCCTGAAGGACGCCTCGAACGCGCTGCAGGCGGAGCTGGTGGGCGAGCCCGTGATCTCCGGTGTCGAGGATGACCTGCCCTACGACAAGACGGAGTACATCCTCGACCTAACGCCCCGTGGTGCTGCTCTGGGCTTCACCATCGAGGCCGTGGGGCGGGAGCTCAGCCGCCGCCTCGGTGGGATCGAGGCGGTGACCTTCCCCGCCGGCACCCGCTCCGGCACCGTCGACGTGGCCCTGCCCGACAGCGACCTGACCGCTGATTTCATCGAACGGATGCGTCTGCGCACCCCGGCCGGAAGCTGGGTTCCGCTCAGCGAGATCGTGACCGTGGAAACCCGCCTCGGCTTCTCCACCGTGCTGCGGGAGAACGGGCTGAGG is a genomic window of Pontivivens ytuae containing:
- a CDS encoding efflux RND transporter permease subunit — protein: MLAYFVRHRTAANLILVVMVALGLASMTQIRAQFFPDVVVDNVTVSVTWEGAGPEDVDNAIVAPLEPALLAVDGVIESEATATEGSARIQLEFEPNWDMTRAVADVETAVNGVTTLPEEAEEPEVRQGAWRDLVTDVAITGPVGIEQLARYGDEFVARLFREGVTRTTVSGIEAPEISVTVPEASLIRNDITLSEIAQAITESAETDPAGELASGAARVRTGVERRTAEEIGAIAIRTEADGTTLRVSDVAAVVEEGPNRERAYFVGDDPAVSIRVDRSSDGDAIEMQAIVERVIAEMEPALPEGVRIEMMNTRSDAISGRLDILLDNGIVGLAFVVGLLFLFLSARTAFWVAAGIPVAMLAAIALMYAFGITLNMISLFALIICLGIVVDDAIVVGEHADFRRRVLRESPTDAATNAARRMSLPVLSSTITTIIAFSALVVIGGRFGELIADIPFTVSVVLAASLIECFLILPAHMRHALEAQGDKVAWYDLPSHWFNKGFRIVRDRVFIPFVKLVHLLRYPVLGGTIALLLFMVSMFFSGDVVWRFFNAPERSELTGNVTMVSGTTREETMEMVRELQRAVDAVGLRYEEEYGTNPIVFALAQIGGSAGRGISGSDRKTPDQLGAIAIEIIDADLRPYSSRELQQSIEEEIRRLPKLETLSFRRWGSGPGGDSLAVQFFNADAQTLKDASNALQAELVGEPVISGVEDDLPYDKTEYILDLTPRGAALGFTIEAVGRELSRRLGGIEAVTFPAGTRSGTVDVALPDSDLTADFIERMRLRTPAGSWVPLSEIVTVETRLGFSTVLRENGLRIITVTGQVSEDDPAAAAEFSQRLADEIVPAIADRFGVEYRQSGLAEQEREFLSEALIGFGLCLLGIYLTLCWIFSSWVRPFVVMAIIPFGLIGTIWGHYLWDVPLSMFTVVGLIGMTGIIINDSIVLITTIDEYAKDRAIIPAMVDAVADRLRPVLLTTLTTVLGLAPLLYETSIQAEFLKPTVITLCYGLGFGMILVLVVVPAIVGIQTDVGRLLRSARRGVRGPLKMAAGLTAVSTALAVAHMVRPGLLPVVPEGAVGAIAIFLIGYTLAAGLAILRARPALRT